GCATTGAAGTTGAATTTTTACAAACAAAAAGGACAATACATGGTTATGATATGAATGCAGCAAGTGATATCACAAAAGGAAACTTAGAAAAAAGAGTTTCTGCATTAAAAAAAGCATTTTTAAAATAATTATAGAAAATTTAAAGTAGACTCAAGGCACTTGGAGATGATAATT
This window of the Clostridium estertheticum genome carries:
- a CDS encoding alpha/beta hydrolase fold domain-containing protein, which encodes MEYASPMQAKSFKNFPRVYVEVTEFDPLRDEGKNYADALKENGIEVEFLQTKRTIHGYDMNAASDITKGNLEKRVSALKKAFLK